The following coding sequences are from one Mytilus trossulus isolate FHL-02 chromosome 8, PNRI_Mtr1.1.1.hap1, whole genome shotgun sequence window:
- the LOC134727406 gene encoding uncharacterized protein LOC134727406 has protein sequence MKDDYIGMHATGTFLVTHKDEGVETIRRLTGRTTSIAVSSTLDTSAATVINSDYAIRSYYTESERPDMSGVGTVTLYNDAVTVGVVLATITTSDNDPEDAGSLTLTIESATNSGTNYFEFVSDGIRVKALPPVNTYNLELKVEDPCTLSRTRTEVIDILNRLPVINNLPYSVSISEDTADNTLVFTINATDTVTVPVQCKKTGGGTVPFSVLQIPGSTDYGVYKDAGAYLNYDITSSYTVTVECDDLDDKVDADLTINLIQNQAPVIQSLPDSVSFLEDWNTNTLLHKLNVTDAESDTVTCTLNPISTIYDVSLIPPSNNGMY, from the exons ATGAAAGATGATTACATAGGAAT GCATGCAACTGGTACATTTCTCGTAACTCATAAAGATGAAGGAGTCGAAACTATAAGGAGGTTGACTGGTAGAACAACATCAATTGCTGTTTCGTCAACACTTGATACTTCTGCTGCAACAGTAATAAACTCAGACTATGCTATCAGGTCGTATTATACAGAAA GTGAACGTCCAGATATGTCTGGCGTTGGAACAGTAACACTGTATAACGACGCTGTAACGGTTGGAGTTGTGTTAGCTACAATTACAACATCTGATAATGACCCAGAGGACGCTGGAAGCCTCACGTTGACAATAGAATCAGCTACCAACAGTGGCACAAATTATTTTGAGTTTGTTTCTG ATGGAATAAGGGTAAAAGCTTTACCACCTGTGAATACATATAACCTTGAGCTTAAAGTAGAAGATCCGTGCACCCTATCACGAACCAGAACAGAAGTGATTGATATACTCAATAGA CTTCCTGTTATCAATAACCTCCCATATTCTGTATCAATATCAGAAGACACTGCAGACAATACATTGGTATTTACCATCAATGCCACAGATACAGTAACAGTTCCAGTACAATGCAAAAAGACAGGAGGAGGAACGGTGCCATTCTCGGTCTTGCAAATTCCAGGTTCAACAG attatggAGTATACAAGGATGCAGGAGCCTATCTTAACTATGATATAACTTCATCATATACAGTTACAGTAGAATGCGATGACTTAGATGACAAAGTTGACGCTGATCTGACCATCAACTTAATACAAAATCAG GCTCCTGTGATTCAGAGTTTACCTGATAGTGTAAGTTTTCTGGAGGATTGGAACACCAATACTTTACTCCACAAACTTAATGTTACTGATGCGGAGAGTGACACAGTTACATGTACACTGAATCCAATCAGTACTATATATGATGTATCGCTTATTCCTCCTTCAAATAATGGTATgtattaa